A genome region from Geobacter pickeringii includes the following:
- a CDS encoding SEL1-like repeat protein yields MLLKDIKAAAGRLWRIVALAALVAHLASPAGADFASGDAAYRRGDFEAAFREMLPLAEKGDVRARHNLGVMYEKGQGVRQDHREAAKWYRLAAEQGFTPAQSNLGTLYAGGQGLPQNFAEAAGWYRQAALRGDGGAAYNLGLLHVAGNGVTRDYAEAQMWFRQAAEQGHVGAQTELGKLCEQGAASLEAARWYRLAADGGDAEAQYRLGFLYDNGLGVPLDYGEAFGWYRRAALQGHTVAQYYLATLYANGQGTPQDLKEALRWFSAVARQGDVAAQYRVGLMYGNGEGVSGEDFEESAKWFRLAAEQGYAAAQYNLGLQYARGEGVLRDPVQALFWFSLAADQGDPEAQENKARLTKKMNARQITAAKRLLADRQPSKKQPE; encoded by the coding sequence TTGCTGCTGAAAGACATAAAGGCTGCCGCGGGGCGCCTCTGGCGGATCGTGGCACTGGCGGCGCTGGTGGCGCATCTTGCGTCTCCGGCAGGTGCCGATTTCGCCTCCGGCGATGCCGCCTACCGCCGCGGCGACTTTGAGGCGGCTTTCCGTGAAATGCTTCCCTTGGCGGAAAAGGGAGACGTCCGGGCCCGGCACAACCTGGGGGTCATGTATGAAAAGGGCCAAGGGGTCCGACAGGACCACCGCGAGGCGGCGAAATGGTATCGGCTGGCCGCGGAGCAGGGTTTCACCCCGGCCCAGAGCAACCTCGGCACCCTGTACGCCGGCGGCCAGGGGCTGCCGCAGAATTTTGCGGAGGCGGCCGGATGGTACCGGCAGGCCGCCCTTCGGGGCGACGGCGGAGCCGCGTACAATCTGGGACTGCTGCATGTGGCAGGAAACGGGGTGACACGCGATTATGCCGAGGCGCAGATGTGGTTCCGTCAGGCGGCCGAACAGGGACACGTCGGGGCGCAAACCGAACTCGGAAAGCTCTGCGAACAGGGGGCAGCCTCTCTCGAGGCGGCACGCTGGTATCGCCTGGCGGCCGACGGGGGAGATGCGGAGGCCCAGTACCGGCTCGGCTTCCTCTACGACAACGGCCTGGGGGTTCCCCTCGACTACGGGGAAGCGTTCGGATGGTACCGCCGCGCCGCTCTCCAGGGACACACCGTTGCCCAGTATTATCTGGCCACGCTCTATGCCAATGGTCAGGGAACCCCGCAGGACCTGAAGGAGGCGCTCCGGTGGTTCAGCGCCGTGGCCCGGCAAGGCGATGTGGCAGCCCAGTACCGGGTCGGTCTGATGTACGGCAACGGCGAAGGGGTTTCCGGTGAGGATTTCGAGGAATCCGCAAAATGGTTCCGCCTGGCGGCGGAGCAGGGATACGCCGCGGCCCAGTACAACCTGGGACTCCAGTACGCCCGGGGAGAAGGGGTGCTCAGGGACCCGGTCCAGGCACTGTTCTGGTTTTCACTGGCAGCAGACCAGGGAGACCCGGAGGCGCAGGAAAACAAGGCGAGACTCACGAAAAAAATGAACGCACGGCAGATCACGGCGGCAAAGCGTCTGCTGGCGGACCGGCAGCCCTCCAAAAAACAGCCTGAATGA
- a CDS encoding vitamin K epoxide reductase family protein — MLKSSEMPKAAGERKRIVTILLALIGIVLVVFYTWCTDACGRVSGEVAGVKLSWAGIAFMGLVAAVGALRRESLVFLLSSVGIGVEAFLVGYQVRTGEYCVYCLLFAATVAALFLTNFSLRRARMLLVAVPVGFLMLFFGFTADPIPAYAATTPIPTFGSGPVTVRLYTDYYCGPCSSVEKAVEEALAVLARGNDVRVTFVDTPLHKETSLYAAYFLYAVNGSSDINHALRARSLLFDAAREKIADREKLEAFLRKNGLSLAPFDAGQTLRSYNGLLKEDRITTTPTLVIYRGGKRETYTGTTELLKGIDSLKRASRRS, encoded by the coding sequence ATGCTGAAATCAAGCGAAATGCCGAAAGCCGCGGGTGAGAGGAAACGGATTGTCACCATTTTGCTCGCTCTGATCGGCATCGTGCTGGTGGTGTTCTACACCTGGTGCACCGATGCCTGCGGCCGGGTGTCGGGGGAGGTGGCCGGGGTAAAGCTCTCCTGGGCCGGCATCGCGTTCATGGGGCTGGTTGCGGCAGTGGGGGCGCTGCGGCGCGAATCCCTCGTGTTTCTCCTCTCTTCGGTTGGAATCGGTGTTGAGGCGTTTCTGGTCGGCTACCAGGTCCGCACGGGCGAGTACTGCGTCTATTGTCTCCTCTTCGCCGCCACCGTCGCGGCCCTCTTCCTGACCAATTTCAGCCTGCGGCGGGCGCGCATGCTCCTTGTGGCGGTGCCGGTCGGCTTCCTGATGCTCTTTTTCGGCTTCACCGCCGACCCGATCCCTGCCTACGCCGCGACGACCCCCATTCCCACCTTCGGGAGCGGTCCGGTGACGGTGCGGCTCTATACCGACTATTACTGCGGGCCGTGCAGTTCCGTCGAGAAGGCGGTGGAAGAGGCCCTGGCCGTTCTTGCCAGGGGTAACGATGTGAGGGTGACCTTCGTGGATACGCCGCTCCATAAGGAGACGTCGCTGTACGCCGCCTATTTCCTCTACGCGGTGAACGGCTCCAGCGACATCAATCATGCGCTCCGTGCCCGCTCGCTCCTCTTCGACGCCGCCCGGGAGAAGATTGCCGATCGCGAAAAACTGGAGGCGTTCCTCCGTAAAAACGGCCTCTCCCTTGCCCCCTTCGACGCCGGTCAGACCCTCCGGTCGTACAACGGGCTTCTCAAGGAAGACCGGATAACCACCACGCCGACACTGGTCATCTACCGTGGCGGCAAACGCGAAACCTACACCGGCACCACCGAACTGCTCAAGGGAATCGACAGCCTGAAAAGAGCCTCCAGACGTTCGTGA
- a CDS encoding histidine kinase, which produces MNLRKSIPIIPSPLASFGTRTARFAASIPFMRIPNRRPLVANIIVGASVALFVYFLKGTTILENGISYLIALLFAFNVTLIKNKIHYAPSYLGTVLDGVMLVGTALLWTYVRRFSTRLLAVLGLSALLVPVTLLIFRYQGILVSTLLVVLGIAFVIMVEGVVDFAVRRFRSRLLNEKQDAEFSIIRHLTHNVKPNIQIARSPIVAVTDYLAERKMLDEALAMRLDGTVETVGEALRNALSSLARINDILDSTRKLVTQEIRREEFEKTDLRQLFTDEILPGHSRTFAVGLDCPPQLVARIHRGSFVEAMNNIIRNAAVHGYPDGAAGAELCFRISETRKRIVIDYTNNGRPFPANLSVRDFLSFGIKSAESPGEGLGGAWIGKVIEAHSGRFEIIRDHYPVHFRIFLPKGGS; this is translated from the coding sequence GTGAACTTACGAAAATCCATCCCCATCATCCCGTCGCCACTGGCGTCCTTCGGCACCCGCACGGCGCGCTTTGCCGCATCGATTCCATTCATGAGGATACCCAACCGTCGTCCGCTCGTGGCGAACATCATCGTCGGGGCTTCCGTAGCGCTGTTCGTCTATTTCCTCAAGGGGACGACCATCCTCGAAAACGGGATATCGTACCTCATAGCCCTGCTGTTCGCCTTCAACGTCACCCTCATCAAGAACAAGATCCACTACGCCCCCTCCTACCTGGGAACGGTCCTGGACGGGGTAATGCTCGTCGGTACCGCCCTCCTCTGGACCTATGTCCGGCGTTTCTCGACCCGGCTCCTGGCCGTTCTGGGGCTCTCGGCCCTGCTCGTGCCGGTGACGCTGCTCATCTTCCGGTACCAGGGGATACTGGTCAGCACGCTGCTGGTGGTGCTGGGCATCGCCTTCGTCATCATGGTGGAAGGGGTCGTCGATTTCGCCGTCCGCCGGTTCCGCTCCCGCCTCCTCAACGAGAAGCAGGACGCCGAGTTCAGCATCATCCGGCACCTCACCCACAACGTGAAGCCGAACATCCAGATCGCCCGTTCGCCCATCGTTGCGGTAACCGACTACCTCGCCGAACGGAAGATGCTGGACGAGGCCCTGGCGATGCGGCTCGACGGCACCGTGGAGACCGTTGGCGAAGCCCTCCGGAATGCGCTTTCCAGCCTGGCCCGGATAAACGACATCCTTGACAGTACCCGGAAGCTGGTCACCCAGGAGATCCGGCGGGAGGAGTTCGAGAAGACCGATCTGCGGCAGCTGTTTACCGACGAGATACTCCCCGGCCATTCGCGGACCTTTGCCGTCGGACTCGACTGCCCCCCGCAGCTCGTTGCCCGCATTCACCGGGGCTCGTTCGTGGAGGCGATGAACAACATCATCCGCAACGCCGCCGTGCACGGCTACCCTGACGGCGCCGCCGGGGCGGAACTGTGCTTTCGCATCTCGGAGACCCGGAAGCGGATCGTCATCGACTACACAAACAACGGCAGACCGTTTCCGGCCAACCTCTCGGTCCGTGACTTCCTCTCGTTCGGCATCAAGAGCGCTGAAAGCCCCGGCGAAGGACTCGGCGGGGCCTGGATCGGCAAAGTTATAGAGGCCCACAGCGGGCGATTCGAGATCATCCGTGACCATTATCCGGTCCATTTCCGGATTTTTCTACCGAAGGGGGGGAGTTGA
- a CDS encoding response regulator — translation MRTDDTTVIPMLLVDDNRRYAEALFRDARRHGIVIHHALSLEEAREVFEGPAGSSLAGLILDVKCHKEKNQPVPDNSFIVAAVKYFGAKAPHMPMAAITGESGLYGSIAELFAGTLTIYSKGRDEDEMLATLAAQARNTDRVKLQAAYRDAFSVCSRFLGREAEEELLNCLAARESDDFTVIKNTLGCVRRLQEKIYLALNRLDESLVPTAFVQGEVNVISAYKHLTEKGVVERYRIIDRFAELVYKISSDNGAHTPYASLKYPPTRYTVQAVIFALLDLLHWFGSLMESRGAGSSR, via the coding sequence ATGAGGACTGACGACACCACTGTCATTCCGATGCTGCTGGTGGACGATAACCGGCGCTATGCCGAGGCGCTGTTTCGCGACGCCCGACGTCATGGAATCGTTATCCATCACGCGTTGAGCCTCGAAGAGGCCCGGGAGGTTTTCGAGGGCCCCGCGGGGAGTTCCCTGGCCGGCCTGATTCTCGACGTCAAGTGCCACAAGGAGAAGAACCAGCCGGTGCCGGACAACAGCTTTATCGTGGCTGCGGTAAAATACTTCGGGGCAAAGGCCCCGCACATGCCGATGGCGGCCATTACCGGCGAATCGGGCCTCTACGGAAGCATCGCGGAACTCTTTGCCGGAACGCTGACGATCTACTCGAAAGGGCGGGACGAGGACGAGATGCTGGCCACGCTTGCCGCGCAGGCCAGAAATACGGATCGGGTAAAGCTTCAGGCTGCCTATCGGGACGCCTTCTCCGTCTGCTCCCGTTTTCTTGGCCGCGAGGCCGAGGAAGAACTCCTGAACTGCCTTGCCGCCCGGGAAAGTGACGACTTTACGGTAATCAAGAACACGCTCGGTTGTGTCCGCCGGCTTCAGGAGAAGATATACCTGGCCCTCAACCGCCTGGACGAATCGCTGGTGCCGACCGCGTTCGTTCAGGGGGAGGTGAACGTGATATCCGCCTACAAACACCTTACGGAGAAGGGGGTAGTGGAACGCTACCGGATCATCGACCGCTTTGCCGAACTGGTCTACAAGATTTCGAGCGACAACGGAGCCCATACCCCTTACGCGAGCCTCAAGTATCCGCCCACACGGTATACCGTCCAGGCGGTAATTTTCGCGCTCCTCGACCTGCTCCACTGGTTCGGTTCGTTGATGGAGTCACGCGGTGCCGGCTCGTCCCGATAA
- a CDS encoding DUF2062 domain-containing protein, translated as MVTVLSGQIRTILERLRQMIARVAQANLSPRKLALTVALGVTLGIIPVIWGSSLLCIAVAWLFRLNHACIQIVNYLSYPLQIALFLAFYRLGDRFFPSFAMVHSAAGGGTIMEGIVHAGSATLKAVGAWLAVAPLTTLFLYLILVPVFQKMQRRHLAGAAAQA; from the coding sequence ATGGTGACAGTGCTTTCCGGACAGATCCGCACCATCCTCGAACGCTTGCGGCAGATGATCGCCAGGGTGGCACAGGCGAACCTTTCGCCCCGTAAGCTGGCCCTCACGGTCGCTCTTGGGGTAACGCTGGGAATCATCCCCGTCATATGGGGTTCGAGCCTGCTGTGCATAGCGGTGGCTTGGCTCTTCCGCCTCAACCACGCCTGCATCCAGATCGTCAATTATCTCTCCTACCCGCTTCAGATCGCTCTGTTTCTGGCATTCTACCGGCTGGGGGACCGGTTCTTCCCCTCCTTCGCCATGGTTCACTCCGCTGCCGGAGGCGGAACCATCATGGAGGGCATCGTCCATGCCGGCAGCGCGACCCTCAAGGCAGTGGGGGCCTGGCTCGCAGTCGCCCCTCTCACGACCCTGTTCCTCTATCTGATCCTGGTGCCGGTGTTCCAGAAGATGCAACGGCGGCACCTGGCTGGAGCAGCGGCTCAAGCATAA
- a CDS encoding formylglycine-generating enzyme family protein gives MTISEKVVVPCCRTVALLLLAAGLCAPMARAASAPIPEIPLVHVTGGCFEMGDTFSDGGSDEKPVHRVCVDDFYLGKYEVTREIWQAVTGDKPESVAGGGSYPVEKVSWNDVRTFITLLRDRTGKNWRLPTEAEWEYAARSGGKKERFSGTDNQERLADYAWSAENSDGHVHPVGEKTPNALGIHDMGGNVWEWVQDRYDRDYYRQSPVSNPTGDPFGVNRIIRGGSALASAGFLRCSYRDYLAPDVKRPAVGFRLAIDSP, from the coding sequence GTGACAATTTCTGAAAAGGTTGTAGTGCCCTGCTGTCGCACCGTCGCCCTGCTGCTGCTCGCGGCAGGGCTCTGTGCGCCCATGGCCCGTGCCGCGTCGGCGCCGATTCCGGAGATCCCCCTTGTCCATGTGACGGGGGGATGCTTCGAGATGGGGGACACGTTCTCCGACGGCGGCTCAGACGAGAAGCCGGTCCACCGGGTCTGTGTCGACGACTTTTATCTGGGCAAATACGAGGTCACGAGGGAAATCTGGCAGGCCGTGACCGGTGACAAGCCCGAGAGCGTTGCCGGCGGCGGTTCCTATCCGGTGGAAAAGGTGAGCTGGAACGACGTGCGGACGTTCATCACGCTGCTGCGCGACCGGACCGGGAAAAACTGGCGGCTGCCGACCGAGGCGGAATGGGAGTATGCGGCCCGCAGTGGCGGCAAAAAGGAGCGTTTTTCCGGCACCGACAATCAGGAGCGGCTCGCCGACTATGCCTGGAGTGCGGAGAATTCGGACGGTCATGTCCATCCGGTGGGGGAAAAGACCCCCAATGCCCTGGGGATCCACGACATGGGCGGGAATGTATGGGAATGGGTGCAGGACCGCTATGACCGCGACTACTACCGTCAGAGCCCGGTGAGCAATCCGACCGGCGACCCGTTCGGCGTGAACCGGATAATCCGGGGGGGATCAGCCCTTGCCAGCGCCGGTTTTCTCAGGTGTTCCTACCGCGATTACCTTGCTCCCGATGTGAAAAGGCCCGCCGTTGGCTTCCGTCTCGCCATCGACTCCCCATGA